Sequence from the Herpetosiphon gulosus genome:
AATGGGCTTGCATATTGGTTCGGCCTTAGATTATGCGCACCGCAAGCAGTTTATCCACCGCGATATCAAGCCCAGCAATATTCTTTATCGCCACGATGGGCATGCAGTCTTGGCCGACTTCGGGATTGCTCGCGTCAGCAATGAGGCTCGCATGACCAAAACTGGCGGTTTTGCAGGCACAGTCGCTTATACAGCACCCGAAATTGCTGAAGGCCAAATTGCTGATGCTCGCTCCGATATTTATGCCTTAGGCTTGATTCTCTATGAAGCTTTGGCGGGCAAAAACCCCTATGCCAACATGCATGCGAATATCGCTGTTGCATTAAGTAAAATTATCAGTACCCCCTTGCCGCCATTACGCGAACTAGCCCCCCATGTCCCACCGCTTACCGCCCAAATTATCGAACGCGCCACGGCCAAAGATCCGGAACGCCGTTTCGAGAATATGTCTGATTTTGTTGAAGCACTCAAACAGGCTAAATTTGGACGATCAGCAACTAAACCCGATGTGCAGTTGAATGCCCATGGCAAGCCCATGATTCCAATTGCAAGGCCCGGGGGGAGTCGAACTGAGCGCAGTTCTGAAGGCGATTCGACCCGTACTCAGGTTTTCAATCCCGTGGTTGGTGCTGTTAGCGCTGTCAATGTGCCTGTTTCACAGCCCAACCAAGGCTTGGCAGGCCCAGCCAGCGGCGCAAACATGGCTTTGCCTGTTGAAGGCAGCCAAATCTATACGCCTCCAGCAGTTAGCGGCCCAAATAGCCATATCAATCAGCCGCTCAGCGGGGTTAATCAACCATTGAGCGGAGCCAATCAGCCTTTACCCATGGCTGGTGGGTCTCAAGTTAATGCGGCATTACCCAATGATGGTACGCAGATCTATACCCCTGAGTCGGTTGGTGCACCAAGTGGAACCAATATGGCACTCACTGGCGAGAGCACGCAAATGTATGCGCCAATGTCAGGGGTCAATCAGCCAATGTCAGGGGTCAACCAGCCCTTAACTGGCCAAAACCCGCTCCGTGGGCCAAGTTCACGTCCCAATCGCACCGTCAATGCTCGGCCCATCGAGGTTGCCCGACCTGGCACCGCTGTCAATCAAAACCTTGGCCCTAACTCACAGCCTAATCTCGGCTTTGACGGCGGCTCAGGCACCTTTGCAGTTAATCGGCCTAATAACAATAAAAAGAAGGCCTTAATTGCTGGGATCGGTGGTGGGATTTTAGGCTTGGTACTGATTGGTGTGTATATGCTCTCTAGCAGCAATGCTGGCAATACCACCGATAATAACGGAACATCAAGCGCCATAGTGACAACCGATGGCGGGGCAACCGCCACAAGCGGAAGTGCAAGTGAAGGAACGCCCATTGGTACTCAGCCAGTTGTGGTGGTTGATCCAGGAGTCGCGACCAGCACCTTGGCCCCAACTCCAGAAAATAGCCCCACGCCTGAGCCAACCGATA
This genomic interval carries:
- a CDS encoding protein kinase, which codes for MESFEHTQLGEYTLQDEIGRGGMALVYHAQHPDYGSVAFKVLPPYFAHDTDTLRRFMLEARAIRELHHPHIVQLYEASDIPDPNNTRQRIHYIAMEFIGGGTLSERLHTQPRQQLNPTIEMGLHIGSALDYAHRKQFIHRDIKPSNILYRHDGHAVLADFGIARVSNEARMTKTGGFAGTVAYTAPEIAEGQIADARSDIYALGLILYEALAGKNPYANMHANIAVALSKIISTPLPPLRELAPHVPPLTAQIIERATAKDPERRFENMSDFVEALKQAKFGRSATKPDVQLNAHGKPMIPIARPGGSRTERSSEGDSTRTQVFNPVVGAVSAVNVPVSQPNQGLAGPASGANMALPVEGSQIYTPPAVSGPNSHINQPLSGVNQPLSGANQPLPMAGGSQVNAALPNDGTQIYTPESVGAPSGTNMALTGESTQMYAPMSGVNQPMSGVNQPLTGQNPLRGPSSRPNRTVNARPIEVARPGTAVNQNLGPNSQPNLGFDGGSGTFAVNRPNNNKKKALIAGIGGGILGLVLIGVYMLSSSNAGNTTDNNGTSSAIVTTDGGATATSGSASEGTPIGTQPVVVVDPGVATSTLAPTPENSPTPEPTDTPVATATSNAVVATTRPQSPTPRPRATNVAPTAPQATTVPPTNTPAPIDSDGDGVADDSDPCPNVAGPNGGCPAPTDVPQPTAIPDSDGDTIPDNVDNCPTEPGDPSRNGCPKPPPTNTPRPPTSPPLPPTPVTGP